In a genomic window of Candidatus Thiothrix sulfatifontis:
- the atpG gene encoding F0F1 ATP synthase subunit gamma, translating into MAGGKEILSQIKSIGNTKKITKAMEMVAASKMRRAQERMKASRPYADKMRQVVGHLAAGHLEYKHPYTQTRETVKRVGYIIMSSDRGLCGGLNVNVFKKALQSMAEWKKQDVEVDICVFGAKASAAFRRYGIVAQKTHMGDAPKVADMIGSIKVMLDAYEEGRIDRLFLVENEFVNSMTQRPQVTQLIPVVADSTDSIKYHWDYLYEPESKEVIDALMQRYIESLVYQGAVENVACEMAARMVAMKSASDNAGKMIGDLKLIYNKARQAAITQEISEIVAGASAV; encoded by the coding sequence ATGGCAGGTGGTAAAGAAATACTAAGCCAGATCAAGAGTATCGGCAATACCAAGAAGATCACTAAAGCAATGGAGATGGTTGCTGCGTCCAAAATGCGCCGTGCGCAAGAACGGATGAAAGCCAGCCGTCCCTATGCTGACAAAATGCGCCAAGTGGTTGGTCACTTGGCCGCAGGTCATCTTGAGTACAAACACCCTTATACCCAAACGCGTGAAACCGTGAAGCGGGTCGGCTACATCATTATGTCCTCTGACCGGGGCTTGTGCGGTGGTTTGAACGTCAACGTGTTTAAGAAAGCATTGCAAAGCATGGCGGAATGGAAAAAGCAGGATGTCGAAGTTGACATTTGCGTTTTCGGTGCCAAAGCTTCTGCGGCTTTCCGTCGCTATGGGATTGTCGCTCAGAAAACCCACATGGGCGATGCCCCAAAAGTGGCGGATATGATCGGCTCGATCAAGGTGATGTTAGATGCTTACGAAGAAGGCCGCATTGATCGCCTTTTCTTGGTTGAAAATGAATTCGTGAATAGTATGACGCAACGCCCGCAGGTGACGCAGCTCATCCCGGTAGTCGCCGATTCAACGGATTCCATTAAGTACCATTGGGACTATCTCTACGAACCTGAATCGAAAGAAGTCATTGACGCATTGATGCAGCGGTACATTGAATCGCTGGTTTACCAAGGCGCTGTTGAAAACGTTGCTTGTGAAATGGCAGCGCGGATGGTGGCGATGAAAAGCGCATCCGACAACGCGGGTAAAATGATCGGCGATTTGAAGCTGATCTACAACAAGGCGCGTCAGGCGGCAATTACTCAGGAAATTTCCGAGATTGTTGCGGGTGCTTCAGCGGTCTAA
- a CDS encoding ATP synthase subunit I yields MRNILIIQAILILAGVVVSRFYHGDEAVLPALYGGSIALVNTMLLVSRLKRAGEVAKESAYQGVYIIAMGAAQRFLFVLVALGFGLQYLALLPVPLLGTFAVAQVAYWFAAEK; encoded by the coding sequence ATGCGCAATATACTTATTATTCAAGCGATCTTAATATTGGCTGGTGTAGTGGTGTCGCGATTTTACCACGGTGATGAAGCCGTTTTGCCCGCTTTGTACGGTGGCAGCATTGCATTGGTCAATACCATGCTGTTGGTTAGCCGTTTGAAACGCGCTGGCGAAGTAGCGAAAGAAAGTGCATATCAGGGCGTGTACATCATAGCGATGGGTGCGGCACAACGTTTTTTGTTTGTGCTAGTAGCGTTAGGCTTTGGGTTACAATATTTGGCGTTATTGCCTGTTCCGCTCTTAGGGACATTTGCAGTGGCGCAAGTGGCATACTGGTTCGCGGCGGAAAAATAA
- a CDS encoding F0F1 ATP synthase subunit delta, which translates to MSDLTTAARPYARAVFEMAQEAGKLTEWSAQLAAMSAVVAADGSSALLAHPRMTKEQKADVLGEIAGDALDEQGRNLLKALAENDRFSLLPDISTLYEQMKAEAEGAVEAEIISAQEMSDDQQQALAAALQKRLGREIKLVTKVDPALMGGAVIRAGDLVIDGSIQSRLKDMKAALAR; encoded by the coding sequence ATGTCTGATTTGACAACCGCTGCCCGTCCTTATGCCCGTGCGGTATTTGAGATGGCGCAGGAAGCCGGGAAGCTGACCGAATGGTCAGCACAACTGGCAGCCATGTCTGCGGTCGTCGCGGCTGACGGTTCATCTGCTTTGTTGGCTCATCCTCGTATGACCAAAGAGCAGAAAGCGGACGTGCTCGGCGAGATTGCAGGTGATGCACTCGATGAGCAAGGCCGCAATCTGCTCAAGGCATTGGCAGAAAATGACCGTTTTAGCTTGTTGCCCGATATTTCTACCCTTTATGAGCAAATGAAGGCAGAAGCGGAAGGCGCAGTTGAAGCGGAAATTATTTCTGCTCAAGAAATGAGCGATGACCAGCAGCAGGCACTTGCTGCGGCACTCCAAAAACGCTTGGGACGTGAGATTAAGCTCGTCACTAAAGTTGACCCGGCTCTAATGGGCGGTGCGGTAATTCGCGCGGGTGACTTGGTGATTGACGGCTCAATCCAAAGCAGGCTGAAAGATATGAAGGCGGCGTTGGCGCGTTAA
- the lspA gene encoding signal peptidase II: MRSFRSLSSDTGMLTWLWLSAVVIAVDQLTKWMAEANLEMGESFAVIPHLNMTLAYNTGAAFSFLSDLGGLQRWLFAALAIVVSVFIVNWLRKLRKTRIWAAVGLTLVLGGAIGNLIDRLLYGKVIDFIDVYFDIPFVMENYHFAVFNVADIAITCGAVLLVFLSLFASDQIE; the protein is encoded by the coding sequence ATGCGTAGTTTTCGTTCCCTTTCCTCTGACACGGGGATGTTGACTTGGTTGTGGTTATCCGCCGTCGTGATTGCGGTCGATCAGTTGACCAAGTGGATGGCAGAAGCCAATTTGGAAATGGGTGAGTCGTTTGCGGTAATTCCGCATTTGAACATGACTCTTGCGTACAATACCGGCGCGGCTTTTAGCTTTTTGTCTGATTTGGGCGGCCTTCAGCGTTGGTTGTTTGCGGCTTTAGCCATTGTGGTGAGTGTTTTTATTGTCAATTGGCTGCGTAAGCTGAGAAAAACCCGGATTTGGGCGGCAGTGGGGCTAACCCTTGTGCTGGGCGGTGCGATTGGCAATTTAATAGACCGCTTGTTGTACGGCAAGGTCATTGACTTTATTGACGTGTATTTCGATATTCCGTTTGTGATGGAAAATTATCACTTTGCGGTATTTAACGTGGCGGATATTGCGATCACCTGCGGCGCGGTTCTGCTAGTGTTTTTGAGCTTGTTTGCGTCCGATCAGATCGAGTAA
- a CDS encoding F0F1 ATP synthase subunit B: protein MNVTATLIGQMLVFTVLVLFIKSVLWEPMTQMLADRKARIADGLAAAEKGKHEEELARQKALDELKKAKAEAAEIVAQAQKRASEIVDEAKNAAVDEAGRVKVAAQADIEQEVSRARESLRSQVSALAIAGAEKILGREVDASAHAKALDELAAQI from the coding sequence ATGAACGTAACAGCAACGCTAATCGGACAAATGCTGGTTTTTACCGTATTGGTTCTGTTTATTAAGAGCGTTCTGTGGGAACCGATGACTCAAATGCTGGCAGACCGTAAAGCACGTATCGCTGATGGTCTTGCTGCTGCCGAAAAAGGCAAGCATGAAGAAGAGTTGGCTCGCCAGAAGGCATTGGATGAGCTGAAAAAAGCAAAGGCAGAAGCTGCCGAAATCGTCGCACAAGCCCAAAAGCGTGCGTCCGAAATCGTCGATGAAGCCAAGAATGCTGCTGTGGATGAAGCGGGTCGCGTCAAAGTGGCTGCTCAGGCGGACATCGAGCAGGAAGTTTCCCGCGCTCGTGAAAGCTTGCGTTCACAGGTTTCTGCGCTGGCAATTGCCGGGGCTGAAAAAATTCTTGGTCGCGAAGTGGATGCCAGCGCTCACGCTAAAGCATTGGATGAATTGGCTGCGCAAATTTAA
- a CDS encoding thioredoxin fold domain-containing protein, translated as MKKQQHIITRLLLNWVWSWVFLAPVAWAESIIPLASDFNALQQEMRHQNLPLLLAFRADYCGFCRKLETEHLEPMVRDGQYATRILIRRFDVGSDQTVTDFNSNNISAEAFAERYQASLTPTLLFLDAEGKEVAERLLGYNSPDFYGAYLEQAISTAQQAVKK; from the coding sequence ATGAAAAAACAACAGCATATCATCACGCGCTTGTTATTAAATTGGGTGTGGAGTTGGGTATTTCTAGCGCCTGTAGCATGGGCTGAAAGCATTATACCGCTGGCATCTGACTTCAACGCTTTGCAACAAGAGATGCGGCACCAAAATCTGCCACTATTGCTGGCATTTCGGGCGGATTATTGTGGATTTTGTCGGAAATTGGAGACAGAGCATCTCGAACCGATGGTGCGCGATGGTCAGTATGCGACACGCATCCTCATTCGGCGCTTTGATGTAGGCAGTGACCAGACAGTGACTGATTTTAACAGCAATAACATCAGTGCTGAGGCGTTTGCGGAGCGCTATCAGGCATCGCTGACACCAACGCTGCTGTTTTTAGACGCAGAAGGCAAAGAAGTGGCAGAACGTCTGCTTGGCTATAACAGTCCCGATTTTTACGGTGCTTATTTGGAACAAGCGATTAGTACCGCACAACAAGCAGTCAAAAAATAA
- a CDS encoding LytTR family DNA-binding domain-containing protein — MTLKILVVDDEEYARARIKGLLASQVDYTVFAEAENGVDAVIMTERYQPDIVLMDISMPGMDGLEAARHISGMDSPPAVIFTTAYGEYALEAFSTKATGYLMKPIRQEQLLQSLEQARSLNRAQRMEALENRDGRNLLSRKHICARMRGNLELIPIEDVVYFQADQKYVTVRHKKGEVIIEESLKSLETDLADRFIRIHRNALVSKSAIAGLSKSSVGRTQIVLDNVNDQLEVSRRHLAEVRRFVRNR, encoded by the coding sequence ATGACATTGAAAATTTTAGTCGTTGACGATGAGGAATATGCGCGTGCTCGCATTAAGGGCTTATTAGCCAGTCAAGTCGATTATACAGTTTTTGCAGAAGCCGAAAACGGGGTGGATGCAGTGATTATGACCGAACGTTATCAGCCCGACATCGTGCTCATGGATATTTCCATGCCCGGTATGGATGGGCTGGAAGCAGCGCGGCATATTTCGGGCATGGATAGCCCGCCAGCCGTCATATTCACCACAGCGTATGGTGAATATGCTTTAGAAGCCTTCTCAACAAAAGCAACAGGGTATCTTATGAAGCCTATTAGACAAGAACAATTATTACAAAGTCTGGAACAAGCCCGTTCACTGAACCGTGCCCAACGTATGGAGGCATTGGAAAACCGTGACGGTCGCAATCTGCTGTCACGGAAGCACATTTGTGCGCGGATGCGCGGCAACCTTGAGTTGATTCCCATTGAAGATGTGGTGTATTTCCAAGCCGACCAAAAATACGTGACGGTGCGTCATAAAAAAGGCGAGGTTATCATCGAAGAGTCACTGAAATCACTGGAAACCGATTTGGCTGACCGTTTTATCCGTATCCATCGCAACGCGTTAGTGTCTAAAAGTGCAATTGCGGGGTTGTCAAAATCTTCCGTTGGGCGCACGCAGATTGTGCTGGATAACGTCAACGATCAATTGGAAGTGAGCCGCCGCCATTTGGCGGAAGTGCGTCGATTCGTGCGTAACCGTTAA
- a CDS encoding histidine kinase, protein MPSFNGKILNYLPNLCAHEALLRVVLAAELLAMVLALVVTTDLRGFFVSLGLYSLFVLWVTLASIFTLCFVSRLLSKPTVFNASVIVLTTVTGFTLLASVLGLLLFNNNDDALGSILFIFKNLVISLVITVVVLRYFYIHGQWEETVEADSAAKYDALQARMRPHFLFNSLNTIAHLVHIDPNKAEAALLDLADIMRLTLDKRSRIALKEELELTLAYLRMESLRLGEKRLHIKLDMDQNSLPLDMDIPPFLLQPLVENAVYHGIQPRQDGGLLTVSLYDAGTTLEVCVTNPLPPSGMSTHTKGNHIAQENMVNRLHLAYGDRANLKIQKNVQQYRVSFSIPKE, encoded by the coding sequence ATGCCGTCATTCAATGGAAAAATCTTAAATTACTTGCCCAATCTCTGCGCTCACGAAGCGTTGTTGCGTGTGGTATTGGCTGCTGAGTTATTGGCCATGGTACTGGCTTTAGTGGTGACAACCGATTTGCGCGGTTTTTTTGTCAGCTTGGGGTTGTACTCGCTGTTTGTGCTTTGGGTAACGTTGGCTTCTATTTTTACCCTGTGTTTTGTGAGTCGCTTATTGAGTAAACCAACGGTTTTTAACGCTTCTGTTATTGTGCTGACAACTGTCACCGGCTTTACCCTGCTGGCTTCGGTACTGGGTCTGTTGTTGTTTAATAATAACGATGACGCGTTAGGTAGCATCCTATTTATATTTAAAAATTTGGTGATCAGTTTGGTGATTACCGTGGTGGTGCTGCGGTATTTTTACATTCACGGTCAGTGGGAGGAAACCGTCGAGGCGGATTCCGCCGCTAAATACGATGCGTTGCAAGCGCGGATGCGCCCGCATTTTTTATTCAATAGCTTGAATACGATTGCGCATTTGGTACACATTGATCCGAACAAGGCGGAAGCGGCGTTGTTGGATCTAGCCGATATTATGCGGCTTACGCTCGACAAACGGTCGCGGATTGCGCTCAAAGAAGAGTTAGAGTTGACACTGGCATATTTGCGTATGGAAAGTTTACGCTTGGGTGAAAAACGCTTGCACATTAAGCTTGATATGGATCAAAACAGCTTGCCGCTGGATATGGATATTCCGCCGTTCTTATTGCAGCCATTGGTCGAAAATGCGGTGTATCACGGTATCCAGCCGCGTCAGGATGGTGGTCTGCTGACGGTCAGTTTGTATGACGCTGGTACCACATTGGAGGTTTGTGTGACGAATCCATTACCGCCTTCCGGTATGAGCACGCACACCAAGGGGAATCACATTGCTCAGGAAAATATGGTGAATCGCTTGCATCTTGCTTATGGCGACCGCGCCAACCTGAAAATCCAGAAAAACGTCCAACAATACCGGGTTTCATTTTCCATCCCCAAGGAGTAG
- the atpA gene encoding F0F1 ATP synthase subunit alpha: MQLNPTEISDLIKKRISSFESGAEARTEGTVVSVTDGIVRLHGLGDVMSGEMIEFSNGSYGLALNLERDSVGAVVLGDYKGITEGDTVKCTGRILEVPHGRGLLGRVVDALGNPIDGKGPVDNDGFSPIERMAPGVIERKSVDQPMQTGVKALDAMVPVGRGQRELIIGDRQTGKTAVAVDAIINQKGKNVKCIYVAIGQKASSVANVVRKLEEYGALEYTIIVAATAADPASMQYLAPYAGCTMGEYFRDRGEDALIVYDDLTKQAWAYRQVSLLLRRPPGREAYPGDVFYLHSRLLERASRVNKEYVEEFTKGEVKGQTGSLTALPIIETQGGDVSAFVPTNVISITDGQIFLESDLFNAGIRPAINAGLSVSRVGGSAQTKIIKKLGGGVRLALAQYRELAAFSQFASDLDEGTRKSLARGQRVTELMKQPQFSPLSVAEMAFSLFAANEGFLDDVDAKKVVDFEAAMLSYLRSSEKALLDKINEKGDFNDEIAGAMKTALETFKSKNTW, encoded by the coding sequence ATGCAACTTAACCCAACTGAAATCAGTGACCTGATCAAAAAGCGCATTAGCAGCTTTGAGTCCGGTGCTGAAGCTCGCACTGAGGGTACGGTTGTCTCCGTTACGGATGGTATCGTCCGCCTTCACGGGCTTGGCGATGTAATGTCTGGCGAGATGATCGAATTCTCTAACGGTTCTTACGGTCTGGCATTGAATCTGGAGCGCGATTCTGTCGGTGCGGTTGTCCTTGGTGATTACAAAGGTATCACTGAAGGCGACACCGTAAAATGTACTGGTCGTATTTTAGAAGTACCACACGGTCGTGGTCTGCTGGGTCGCGTCGTTGACGCACTGGGCAATCCGATTGATGGTAAAGGTCCTGTTGACAACGACGGTTTCTCGCCGATTGAACGCATGGCACCGGGTGTTATCGAGCGTAAATCGGTTGACCAACCGATGCAAACCGGTGTGAAAGCACTGGATGCGATGGTACCTGTAGGTCGTGGTCAACGTGAGTTGATTATCGGCGACCGCCAAACGGGTAAAACGGCGGTAGCGGTTGATGCGATCATCAACCAGAAAGGCAAAAACGTAAAATGTATTTACGTGGCTATCGGTCAAAAAGCCTCTTCCGTGGCTAACGTGGTTCGCAAACTGGAAGAATACGGCGCACTGGAATATACCATTATCGTCGCAGCAACTGCGGCTGACCCTGCCTCCATGCAATACCTCGCGCCTTACGCGGGTTGCACCATGGGCGAATACTTCCGTGACCGTGGCGAAGACGCCTTGATCGTGTATGACGATTTAACCAAGCAAGCTTGGGCTTACCGTCAAGTGTCCCTGTTGCTGCGCCGCCCACCGGGTCGTGAAGCCTACCCAGGTGACGTTTTCTACCTGCACTCCCGTTTGCTGGAACGCGCTTCCCGCGTGAACAAAGAGTACGTTGAAGAATTCACCAAAGGTGAAGTGAAAGGCCAGACAGGTTCATTGACCGCGCTGCCAATCATCGAAACCCAAGGCGGTGACGTTTCCGCGTTCGTTCCAACCAACGTAATCTCGATCACTGACGGTCAGATTTTCTTGGAAAGCGACCTGTTCAACGCGGGTATCCGTCCTGCGATCAACGCCGGTCTGTCAGTATCCCGCGTTGGTGGTTCTGCACAAACCAAGATCATCAAGAAACTTGGTGGCGGTGTGCGCTTGGCACTGGCGCAGTACCGTGAATTGGCAGCCTTCTCACAGTTCGCCTCCGACCTCGACGAAGGCACGCGCAAGTCGTTGGCACGTGGTCAACGTGTAACTGAACTGATGAAACAGCCGCAATTCTCTCCGCTGTCCGTAGCAGAAATGGCGTTCTCTTTGTTTGCGGCTAACGAGGGTTTCCTCGATGACGTAGACGCGAAGAAGGTTGTGGATTTTGAAGCAGCGATGCTGAGCTATCTGCGTTCTTCCGAGAAAGCACTGCTGGATAAAATCAATGAGAAAGGTGATTTCAACGACGAGATTGCTGGTGCGATGAAAACCGCGCTGGAAACTTTCAAGTCGAAAAACACTTGGTAA
- the argH gene encoding argininosuccinate lyase, with translation MSQHPSDQAKDKPWGGRFSESTDAFVEAFTASIPFDKRLYRHDIQGSRAHARMLGKTGLLNAFEVEQILSGLDEIEQSIETGELEWKISLEDVHMNIEARLTDRIGIAGKKLHTGRSRNDQVATDVRLWLRDQVDGISHELRRLQHALVDLAEREADTILPGFTHLQVAQPITFGHHMLAWFEMLQRDFERLQDCRKRINVMPLGAAALAGTTYPIDRLYTAELLGFDHPARNSLDAVSDRDFAIEFTSAAALIMMHLSRFSEELVLWTSAQFDFIRLPDRFCTGSSIMPQKKNPDVPELVRGKSGRVFGHLFALLTLMKGQPLAYNKDNQEDKEPLFDTVDTLLGSLRAFADMMPHIQPKPEKMRKAAMQGFSTATDLADYLVRKGLPFRDAHEVVGKAVALGVETERDLSEMRLEELQAFSNTITDDVFAVLTLEGSVAARDHLGGTAPAQVKQQVIIARELIA, from the coding sequence ATGAGCCAACACCCATCAGACCAAGCCAAGGACAAGCCTTGGGGCGGACGTTTCAGCGAATCCACCGATGCCTTCGTTGAAGCCTTCACTGCATCCATCCCTTTCGATAAGCGCTTGTACCGGCACGACATCCAAGGTTCCCGCGCCCATGCCCGCATGTTGGGTAAAACAGGCTTATTAAACGCCTTTGAAGTTGAACAAATCCTGAGCGGCTTGGATGAAATTGAACAATCCATCGAAACGGGTGAATTGGAGTGGAAGATTTCCCTCGAAGACGTTCACATGAACATCGAAGCCCGCCTCACCGATCGCATCGGCATTGCGGGTAAAAAACTGCATACCGGACGCTCACGTAATGACCAAGTAGCCACCGACGTGCGCTTGTGGTTGCGCGACCAAGTAGACGGCATCAGCCACGAATTGCGCCGTCTGCAACACGCCTTGGTTGACCTTGCCGAACGCGAAGCCGACACCATTCTCCCCGGCTTCACGCATTTACAAGTAGCACAACCAATCACATTTGGGCATCACATGCTGGCATGGTTTGAAATGCTGCAACGCGACTTCGAGCGCCTGCAAGATTGCCGCAAACGCATCAATGTCATGCCGTTGGGTGCAGCCGCGTTAGCGGGCACGACCTACCCCATCGACCGCTTGTATACGGCTGAATTATTGGGCTTCGACCACCCGGCCCGTAATTCACTGGATGCCGTCAGTGACCGTGATTTCGCAATCGAATTCACCTCCGCCGCTGCACTCATTATGATGCATTTATCACGCTTCTCGGAAGAATTGGTACTGTGGACATCCGCGCAATTTGACTTCATCCGCCTCCCGGATCGTTTTTGCACCGGCTCCTCCATCATGCCGCAGAAGAAAAATCCTGATGTACCGGAATTGGTGCGCGGCAAAAGCGGGCGGGTATTCGGGCATTTATTCGCCCTATTGACCCTGATGAAAGGCCAACCACTGGCTTATAATAAAGACAATCAGGAAGACAAAGAACCGCTGTTTGACACGGTGGATACACTATTGGGCAGCTTGCGTGCATTCGCTGATATGATGCCGCACATCCAGCCCAAGCCAGAAAAAATGCGCAAAGCCGCGATGCAAGGCTTCTCCACTGCTACCGACTTAGCGGATTATTTGGTGCGCAAAGGCTTACCTTTCCGCGATGCGCACGAAGTCGTCGGCAAAGCAGTGGCCTTGGGTGTAGAAACCGAGCGTGACCTCAGTGAAATGCGCTTGGAGGAACTGCAAGCATTTTCCAACACCATTACCGACGATGTATTTGCTGTCCTGACCTTGGAAGGTTCGGTCGCTGCCCGTGACCATTTAGGGGGCACAGCACCTGCTCAAGTAAAACAACAAGTTATTATTGCCCGCGAACTCATCGCCTGA
- the atpE gene encoding F0F1 ATP synthase subunit C — MNPTDIAMIYSNTAIVVGIILAAAAFGSALGWGLICSKFIEGIARQPEVRAQLTGQMLFTGGLMEAFPMIALGIAMWFTFANPFIAGAKAALAG, encoded by the coding sequence ATGAATCCAACTGATATTGCTATGATCTATTCCAACACTGCTATCGTAGTGGGCATCATCTTGGCTGCGGCAGCTTTCGGCTCTGCACTGGGTTGGGGCTTGATTTGTTCTAAGTTTATCGAAGGCATTGCTCGTCAGCCTGAAGTTCGCGCGCAATTGACTGGTCAAATGCTGTTCACTGGTGGTTTGATGGAAGCATTCCCAATGATCGCGCTGGGTATTGCTATGTGGTTCACGTTTGCTAACCCGTTCATTGCAGGTGCTAAAGCGGCTCTGGCTGGTTAA
- the atpB gene encoding F0F1 ATP synthase subunit A: MSESNAPAISNPVEYIQHHLTNWSVGVEHGEAVSIVDFNVFHVDVFLFTVLLAGLFGFFAWKVGRNLDPNRPSGFQNVVEIVVEFVDQQVKDIFPGADRMVGPIAITIFVLVLLMNLMDLIPVDLLPALWSGIYGLFGGDPHQAYLKVVPTTNLDTTFGLALSVFVLIIIYNIKSKGLFGYLMSFFLHPFAAKNPVVKVILAPINLMMTLIEEIAKPVSLGLRLFGNMFAGELLFLLISLLAFSVWAMPAQIALGLLWSIFHLLVIPLQAFIFMLLTIVYLGLATQTHDDH; encoded by the coding sequence GTGAGCGAATCTAATGCGCCAGCAATCTCAAATCCTGTTGAGTATATCCAGCACCATTTGACCAACTGGAGTGTCGGTGTTGAACACGGTGAAGCAGTCAGCATTGTTGACTTCAATGTGTTCCACGTTGATGTCTTTTTGTTCACGGTGTTACTCGCAGGTTTGTTTGGCTTTTTTGCTTGGAAAGTGGGTAGAAATCTTGATCCGAATCGACCTTCGGGTTTCCAAAATGTAGTTGAAATCGTGGTTGAGTTTGTTGATCAGCAGGTGAAAGACATTTTCCCTGGTGCTGACCGTATGGTTGGCCCGATTGCGATCACGATTTTTGTGCTGGTTTTGTTGATGAACTTGATGGACTTGATTCCAGTGGATTTGTTGCCAGCGTTGTGGTCCGGCATTTACGGCTTATTTGGTGGTGACCCGCATCAAGCGTATTTGAAAGTAGTGCCCACGACCAATTTAGACACAACTTTTGGTTTGGCTTTGTCAGTATTTGTCTTGATCATTATCTACAATATCAAGAGCAAAGGGCTGTTCGGCTACCTCATGTCATTTTTCCTTCATCCTTTCGCTGCCAAAAATCCTGTAGTGAAGGTGATTCTTGCCCCCATCAATCTAATGATGACATTGATTGAAGAAATCGCGAAGCCTGTCAGTCTTGGCTTGCGTCTTTTCGGAAACATGTTCGCGGGTGAATTATTATTCCTGTTGATTTCTTTACTGGCGTTTTCTGTATGGGCGATGCCTGCGCAGATCGCGTTGGGATTACTGTGGTCGATTTTCCACTTGTTGGTTATCCCATTGCAGGCGTTCATTTTCATGCTGTTGACTATCGTTTATTTGGGTTTGGCTACTCAAACGCACGATGATCATTAA